One Streptomyces sp. NBC_00223 genomic window carries:
- a CDS encoding FAD-dependent oxidoreductase, with protein sequence MPSNSGRHPSGGGAGGRTGGRAVVIGGSLTGMLAAAALSTTMAEVTVVERHELPGGPEPRQGVPQARHAHLLWSGGARAVEQMLPGVTERLLGAGARRIAVPADLVMMTSGGWLTRFPEHQFFLACSRDLIDWAVRDLATAHPSVRTLPGATVLGLRGTSARVSGVAVRTQQGDQVLDADLVVDAGGRASATPQWLADLGLPPVRTQVVDAGLGYATRLFRAPAGTETFPAVNIQADPRLPVPGLNGTLLPIEGGRWIVTLSGTRGGRPTADADSFETFARSLRHPVIGELIARAEPLGDVVVSHSTVNQRRLYEKMPAWPEGLVVVGDALATYNPLYGHGMSVAAQHALVLRRETLRRPGAGLARRVQTAAARAVTPAWALASSQDLRFPGAEGERPGAAAAVMSRYTDRLMFTATRRTTVGRALFDVMSLSSSQNALVRPDVLATALAPARFTPMPDPPFTPAELATLPAPRSEPTP encoded by the coding sequence ATGCCATCGAACAGCGGACGTCATCCGTCCGGCGGCGGAGCCGGCGGCCGTACCGGCGGCCGGGCCGTCGTCATCGGCGGCAGCCTGACCGGCATGCTCGCCGCCGCGGCCCTGTCCACGACCATGGCCGAGGTGACGGTCGTGGAGCGGCACGAGTTACCCGGCGGCCCGGAGCCGAGGCAGGGCGTACCGCAGGCCCGCCACGCCCACCTGCTCTGGTCGGGCGGCGCCCGGGCCGTCGAGCAGATGCTGCCCGGCGTCACCGAGCGTCTGCTCGGCGCGGGCGCCCGCCGGATCGCCGTACCCGCCGACCTGGTGATGATGACCTCCGGCGGCTGGCTCACCCGCTTCCCCGAGCACCAGTTCTTCCTCGCGTGCAGCCGCGACCTGATCGACTGGGCCGTACGCGACCTCGCGACCGCCCACCCGTCCGTCCGTACCCTCCCCGGCGCCACGGTCCTCGGGCTGCGCGGCACCTCGGCGCGTGTCTCCGGCGTCGCCGTCCGTACGCAGCAAGGCGACCAGGTGCTGGACGCCGATCTCGTGGTCGACGCCGGCGGCCGGGCCTCCGCCACCCCGCAGTGGCTGGCGGACCTCGGGCTGCCGCCGGTACGCACCCAGGTGGTCGACGCCGGGCTCGGGTACGCCACCAGGCTCTTCCGCGCCCCGGCCGGCACCGAGACGTTCCCCGCCGTCAACATCCAGGCCGACCCCCGCCTGCCGGTCCCCGGGCTGAACGGGACGCTGCTGCCCATCGAGGGCGGCCGGTGGATCGTGACGCTCTCCGGCACCCGAGGCGGCCGTCCCACCGCGGACGCCGACTCCTTCGAGACCTTCGCCCGCAGCCTGCGCCACCCGGTCATCGGCGAACTCATCGCGCGCGCCGAACCCCTCGGCGACGTCGTCGTCTCGCACAGCACCGTCAACCAGCGCCGGCTGTACGAGAAGATGCCCGCCTGGCCCGAGGGTCTGGTGGTCGTCGGCGACGCGCTGGCCACGTACAACCCGCTGTACGGCCACGGGATGTCGGTCGCCGCGCAGCACGCCCTGGTGCTGCGCCGCGAGACGCTGCGGCGGCCCGGCGCGGGGCTGGCCCGGCGGGTGCAGACCGCCGCGGCCCGGGCCGTGACCCCCGCGTGGGCGCTGGCCAGCAGCCAGGATCTGCGCTTCCCGGGGGCGGAGGGCGAGCGTCCGGGGGCGGCCGCCGCCGTCATGAGCCGCTACACCGACCGGCTGATGTTCACCGCGACCCGCAGGACGACGGTCGGGCGCGCGCTCTTCGACGTGATGAGCCTGTCCTCGTCGCAGAACGCCCTGGTCCGCCCGGACGTCCTGGCCACCGCCCTCGCCCCGGCCCGCTTCACCCCGATGCCCGACCCGCCCTTCACCCCGGCGGAACTCGCCACGCTCCCCGCTCCCCGGTCAGAACCGACCCCGTGA
- a CDS encoding S53 family peptidase, giving the protein MSGSLMLAGPSQATAPAPAGKTITGSHPSWATASADAGTVSAGTEITGTVYLAGQDPAGLTAYATAVSDPDSASYGEFLAPDAFEARFGATDAQIAAVRKWATDAGLTVVGVTQHAITVKGTNSALTKAFGTGIHQYRVSGKLRHAPARDVVVPAAVSSAISGVTGLSSHGTNVVRPDSVKTGGARADGGKGPDSGLPTTATCSDYWGEKIAKGAPAGYTNSAVPFDQCSFYPSQLRKAYGITASGLTGKGATVAIVDAYGSPTMLADADQYAVNHGDKPFKPGQYSEIVHPGQWSDEDLCGGPEGWASEEALDVEMAHGLAPDAKVVYVGADSCNDDDLLSAISTIVDHHLADVVSNSWGEIMHTTDDADVSASEIAAYEQVFKQAAVEGVSVNFSSGDCGDSSPSAASTGANCQPDTTRAQADWPDSDPWVTSVGGTALGLSSKSGGYGFETDMGTQRSALSADGTSWTPLPGHFYFGGGGGTSEDFAQPSYQRGVVPSTLSHTLMTGARSRTAQRVTPDVAMNGDLYTSVLVGLTDGGEYGEAGYGGTSVSSPEFAAVQADAIQARHRALGFANPTIYARSGLFHDVVDEQARRSNVPLSNVADFGVINGTLAVRLVAFGQDTSLNAVRGFDNATGVGSPTLSYLLSFGFGR; this is encoded by the coding sequence GTGTCCGGCTCGCTGATGCTCGCGGGACCCTCCCAGGCCACCGCCCCCGCCCCGGCCGGCAAGACCATCACGGGCAGCCACCCGTCGTGGGCCACCGCGTCCGCCGACGCCGGTACGGTCTCGGCCGGCACCGAGATCACCGGCACCGTCTATCTGGCGGGACAGGACCCCGCGGGCCTGACCGCGTACGCGACGGCCGTCTCGGACCCCGACAGCGCGAGCTACGGCGAGTTCCTCGCCCCGGACGCGTTCGAGGCCCGCTTCGGCGCCACCGACGCGCAGATCGCGGCCGTACGGAAGTGGGCGACCGACGCGGGGCTCACCGTCGTGGGCGTCACCCAGCACGCGATCACGGTCAAGGGCACCAACTCCGCGCTCACCAAGGCGTTCGGCACCGGCATCCACCAGTACCGCGTCTCCGGCAAGCTGCGGCACGCCCCCGCCCGTGACGTCGTGGTCCCGGCCGCGGTCTCCTCGGCGATCAGCGGGGTGACCGGGCTCAGCTCGCACGGCACCAATGTGGTGCGGCCGGACTCGGTCAAGACCGGCGGCGCCCGGGCGGACGGCGGCAAGGGGCCGGACTCCGGTCTGCCGACGACGGCCACCTGCTCGGACTACTGGGGCGAGAAGATCGCCAAGGGCGCTCCGGCGGGCTACACCAACTCCGCGGTGCCGTTCGACCAGTGCTCGTTCTACCCCTCGCAGCTGCGCAAGGCGTACGGCATCACCGCCTCCGGGCTGACCGGCAAGGGCGCGACCGTGGCCATCGTGGACGCGTACGGCAGCCCCACCATGCTGGCGGACGCCGACCAGTACGCGGTCAACCACGGCGACAAGCCGTTCAAGCCGGGGCAGTACAGCGAGATCGTGCACCCCGGCCAGTGGTCGGACGAGGACCTGTGCGGCGGCCCCGAGGGCTGGGCGTCCGAAGAGGCGCTGGACGTCGAGATGGCGCACGGACTCGCGCCCGACGCCAAGGTCGTCTACGTCGGCGCGGACTCCTGCAACGACGACGACCTGCTGAGCGCGATCAGCACCATCGTGGACCACCACCTCGCCGATGTCGTCTCCAACTCGTGGGGCGAGATCATGCACACCACGGACGACGCGGACGTCAGCGCGTCGGAGATCGCCGCGTACGAGCAGGTCTTCAAGCAGGCCGCGGTCGAGGGCGTCAGCGTCAACTTCTCCTCGGGCGACTGCGGCGACAGCAGCCCGTCGGCCGCCTCGACCGGCGCCAACTGCCAGCCGGACACCACCCGGGCGCAGGCCGACTGGCCGGACTCCGACCCGTGGGTGACCTCGGTCGGCGGCACCGCGCTCGGCCTGTCGAGCAAGAGCGGCGGGTACGGCTTCGAGACCGACATGGGCACGCAGCGCTCCGCCCTGTCCGCGGACGGCACGAGCTGGACCCCGTTGCCGGGCCACTTCTACTTCGGCGGTGGCGGCGGCACCAGCGAGGACTTCGCGCAGCCGTCCTACCAGCGCGGGGTCGTACCCAGCACGCTGTCGCACACGCTGATGACCGGCGCCAGGAGCAGGACCGCGCAGCGCGTCACGCCGGACGTCGCGATGAACGGCGACCTGTACACCTCGGTGCTCGTCGGGCTGACCGACGGCGGGGAGTACGGCGAGGCGGGCTACGGCGGCACCAGCGTCTCGTCCCCGGAGTTCGCGGCGGTGCAGGCCGACGCGATCCAGGCCCGGCACCGGGCGCTGGGCTTCGCCAACCCGACGATCTACGCCCGCTCGGGCCTGTTCCACGACGTGGTGGACGAGCAGGCGCGGCGCAGCAACGTCCCGCTGAGCAACGTGGCCGACTTCGGTGTCATCAACGGCACCCTGGCGGTCCGGCTGGTGGCCTTCGGCCAGGACACGTCGCTCAACGCGGTCCGCGGCTTCGACAACGCCACGGGCGTCGGCTCCCCGACCCTCTCCTACCTGCTCTCCTTCGGCTTCGGCCGGTAA
- a CDS encoding IS30 family transposase: MDFEVLKAVFFEALDRENGSITAAARAVGMNRSTAFGWARQAGIRGLGRPRRPGHPGRAEYERLRAAGVRRRDAAAQAGVHERTAEDWDRGIRQIGHSRLHPDGRRIDYKTGVTSIAATASESSLATVEAELHPRFLTVTERELIADLHREGRSLRAIGRALGRPASTVKREIDARSVDGFYRPHRAQRAWARSRSRPKDSKLAQDGPLRRSVADKLQEQWSPEQICHALVIEFPDDESMRVSPETIYQAIYVQARGGLRREVAAALRTGRTRRKPHRSPDRRTRRFVDEMVMISERPAEVEDRAVPGHWEGDLIVGPRSESAIVTLVERSTRYVMLGHLPGGHTAEEVRDVLVPLIQTLPGHLRGSLTWDQGCEMAAHKQFTVATGVPVYFCDPHSPWQRGSNENTNGLLRQYFPKSTDLSVHNPEDLEHVAQQLNGRPRKTLGWKTPAERLRDLLTTT; encoded by the coding sequence GTGGATTTCGAGGTGCTGAAGGCGGTGTTCTTCGAGGCGCTGGACAGGGAGAACGGCAGCATCACCGCTGCGGCTCGTGCAGTGGGAATGAACCGCAGCACGGCGTTCGGGTGGGCACGCCAGGCCGGAATCCGTGGTCTCGGCAGGCCTCGCAGGCCCGGCCACCCCGGTCGGGCGGAGTACGAGCGGCTGCGTGCTGCGGGAGTCCGGCGCCGTGATGCAGCCGCGCAGGCCGGCGTCCATGAGCGCACCGCTGAGGACTGGGACCGCGGTATCCGGCAGATCGGCCACTCGCGCCTGCACCCTGACGGGCGCCGCATCGACTACAAGACCGGTGTGACCAGCATCGCCGCCACCGCTTCGGAGTCGTCCCTCGCAACGGTCGAGGCCGAGCTGCACCCCAGATTCCTCACGGTGACCGAGCGGGAGCTGATCGCCGATCTGCACCGTGAAGGCCGGTCGCTGCGCGCGATCGGACGGGCACTGGGCCGGCCGGCATCCACGGTCAAGCGCGAGATCGACGCCCGGTCGGTCGATGGCTTCTACCGGCCGCACCGGGCCCAGCGGGCATGGGCGAGGAGCCGGTCGCGCCCCAAGGACTCCAAGCTCGCCCAGGACGGCCCGCTCCGCCGGTCCGTCGCGGACAAGCTGCAGGAACAGTGGTCGCCCGAGCAGATCTGTCACGCTCTGGTCATCGAGTTCCCCGACGACGAGAGCATGCGCGTGAGCCCGGAAACGATCTATCAGGCGATCTACGTCCAGGCCCGTGGCGGGCTGCGCCGCGAGGTCGCGGCAGCGCTGCGCACCGGGCGCACTCGCCGCAAGCCGCACCGCAGCCCGGACCGGCGCACGCGCCGGTTCGTCGACGAGATGGTGATGATCTCCGAGCGTCCTGCCGAGGTCGAGGACCGGGCGGTGCCCGGCCACTGGGAGGGCGATCTGATCGTCGGCCCCCGCAGCGAGAGCGCGATCGTCACTTTGGTCGAGCGCTCCACTCGCTACGTCATGCTCGGGCATCTGCCCGGCGGGCATACCGCCGAGGAGGTCCGCGACGTGCTGGTGCCCTTGATCCAGACCCTGCCCGGGCACCTGCGAGGCTCACTGACCTGGGACCAGGGCTGCGAGATGGCCGCGCACAAGCAGTTCACCGTGGCCACGGGAGTGCCGGTCTACTTCTGCGACCCGCACTCACCCTGGCAGCGCGGATCGAACGAGAACACCAACGGCCTGCTACGGCAGTACTTCCCCAAGAGTACCGACCTGTCCGTGCACAACCCCGAAGACCTTGAACACGTCGCCCAGCAACTCAACGGCCGGCCACGCAAAACGCTCGGCTGGAAAACCCCAGCCGAGCGCCTGCGTGATCTACTGACGACCACGTAG
- a CDS encoding S53 family peptidase, which yields MGISARDTTSRTPRGAGASRTRHRRPLLGGAVAVTTLAMVAVTAPAALADSAPAPAPQRVGAAPHLPRGAVRTAAPAGDTPIDLGVVLSPRDPAGLKKFIADVSTPGSPLYHHYLGTGEFGPAFGASAAEVDRVRTALKAQGLSTGPLEADGLTLPVHTTVGAAGKAFRTGFTGYRTSDGRHGVANTTAPAVQGDVAHAIRGVTGLTTLAEVRPHFTVHSKPRSLRADSAGASGGTVAPRATSKTPALCSGVKSLMSTYPPKADTKEYWSARTLATAYGMADQPNVGTGVSVGIFELEDYSTKDIAAYQSCYGTKVSVSAVKVDGGPKVKPDYRTGFGSESALDIEDLIGLVPQASLLVYQGPDVVDAKGNPVATSKNVLDVYAKMVNDNRVQVISTSWGSCELDTDDTFMDAENLIFQQAAAQGQTVTAAAGDDGSTDCLADAWDDDGDGINDNPNTTALSVDDPAGQPYVLGVGGTTMPGAHGTSESTWNSEGGATGGGVSHHFALDALHGYQAGVDGSGYNDACQAAPDTKCRQVPDVAALADPDTGYLIANGQASDGGQYWAVFGGTSGASPTWAALIAQADLDLSCAAGGPVGFVNPALYKLPATAFRDITEGENYLPETGAQPYGSYPAGAGYDLTTGLGTPHARSVIPALCKAVPQSAAGTFTSVKPTRLLDTRSKVGVSTKTPVKAKATVTLRIAGNKLASIPASGVTAVVLNTTAVSPTASGYLVAYPGGTTRPTSANVNWAKGRTVADLAVVPVGADGTVKLYSSSSGTVHLVADVFGYFSTAAGGATYHPAGPARVLDTRSKTGVSTKTPIKAKATVALKVAGVGGVPAKGAKAVVLNVTVTGPTASGHLTAYPGGTTRPSSSNLNWVKGQTVPNLVVVPVGSNGKVNLYNGSSGKAHFVADVFGYYSAGTTGASFHAAGPHRVLDTRSGIGASKTAVLKSSGTLALNLNDGNVLAHAKAVVLNVTVTHSTAAAYLTVWPDSKKRPSSSSLNWAKGQTVANLVTVPVVNGKVDFHVSKGSVDVIADLFGYYA from the coding sequence ATGGGCATATCTGCCCGCGATACGACATCCCGCACGCCGCGGGGGGCCGGCGCCTCCCGTACCCGCCACCGCCGGCCGCTGCTCGGCGGCGCGGTGGCCGTCACCACCCTGGCGATGGTCGCCGTGACCGCGCCCGCGGCCCTGGCCGACAGCGCGCCCGCCCCCGCGCCGCAGCGCGTCGGCGCGGCGCCGCACCTGCCGCGCGGCGCGGTGCGTACCGCCGCCCCGGCCGGTGACACCCCGATCGACCTGGGCGTGGTGCTCTCGCCGCGCGACCCGGCCGGGCTGAAGAAGTTCATCGCCGATGTGTCCACGCCCGGCTCCCCGCTCTACCACCACTACCTCGGCACGGGCGAGTTCGGCCCGGCCTTCGGCGCGAGCGCCGCCGAGGTGGACCGGGTGCGCACCGCCCTCAAGGCCCAGGGCCTGAGCACCGGGCCGCTGGAGGCCGACGGTCTGACCCTGCCGGTGCACACCACGGTCGGCGCCGCGGGGAAGGCTTTCCGTACCGGCTTCACCGGCTACCGGACCTCCGACGGCCGGCACGGGGTGGCCAACACCACCGCGCCCGCCGTCCAGGGCGACGTCGCCCACGCCATCCGCGGCGTCACCGGTCTGACCACGCTGGCCGAGGTGCGCCCGCACTTCACCGTGCACTCGAAGCCGAGGTCGCTGCGGGCCGACAGCGCCGGCGCCTCCGGCGGTACGGTCGCGCCTCGGGCGACGAGTAAGACGCCGGCCCTGTGCAGCGGTGTCAAGTCGCTGATGTCCACTTACCCCCCCAAGGCCGACACCAAGGAGTACTGGAGCGCGCGGACCCTCGCGACCGCGTACGGCATGGCCGACCAGCCGAACGTCGGTACCGGTGTGAGCGTCGGCATCTTCGAGCTGGAGGACTACAGCACCAAGGACATCGCCGCCTACCAGTCCTGCTACGGCACCAAGGTGTCGGTCAGCGCGGTCAAGGTGGACGGCGGCCCGAAGGTGAAGCCGGACTACCGCACCGGCTTCGGCTCGGAGTCCGCGCTCGACATCGAGGACCTGATCGGTCTCGTCCCGCAGGCGTCCCTGCTGGTCTACCAGGGCCCGGACGTCGTGGACGCCAAGGGCAACCCGGTCGCCACCTCGAAGAACGTGCTCGACGTCTACGCCAAGATGGTGAACGACAACCGGGTCCAGGTGATCTCCACCAGCTGGGGCAGCTGCGAACTCGACACCGACGACACGTTCATGGACGCCGAGAACCTGATCTTCCAGCAGGCGGCGGCCCAGGGCCAGACGGTCACGGCCGCGGCCGGTGACGACGGCTCCACCGACTGCCTGGCCGACGCCTGGGACGACGACGGCGACGGGATCAACGACAACCCGAACACCACCGCGCTGTCCGTCGACGACCCGGCGGGCCAGCCGTACGTGCTCGGCGTCGGCGGAACCACCATGCCCGGCGCCCACGGCACGAGCGAGAGCACCTGGAACAGCGAGGGCGGCGCCACCGGCGGCGGTGTCTCCCACCACTTCGCGCTCGACGCCCTCCACGGCTACCAGGCGGGCGTGGACGGTTCCGGCTACAACGACGCCTGCCAGGCGGCCCCGGACACCAAGTGCCGCCAGGTCCCGGACGTGGCGGCGCTCGCCGACCCGGACACCGGCTATCTGATCGCCAACGGCCAGGCATCGGACGGCGGCCAGTACTGGGCCGTCTTCGGCGGCACCAGCGGCGCGTCGCCGACCTGGGCGGCCCTGATCGCCCAGGCCGACCTCGATCTGTCCTGCGCGGCGGGCGGCCCGGTGGGCTTCGTCAACCCGGCGCTGTACAAGCTGCCCGCGACCGCCTTCCGTGACATCACCGAGGGCGAGAACTACCTGCCGGAGACCGGGGCCCAGCCGTACGGCTCCTATCCGGCGGGCGCCGGGTACGACCTCACCACCGGCCTCGGCACCCCGCACGCGCGCAGCGTCATCCCGGCGCTGTGCAAGGCGGTACCGCAGTCGGCGGCGGGCACCTTCACCTCGGTGAAGCCGACCCGTCTGCTGGACACCCGGTCCAAGGTCGGCGTCTCCACCAAGACCCCGGTCAAGGCCAAGGCCACGGTCACCCTGCGGATCGCGGGCAACAAGCTCGCGTCGATCCCGGCCTCGGGCGTCACCGCGGTCGTGCTCAACACCACCGCGGTCTCCCCGACCGCGTCCGGGTATCTGGTCGCCTACCCCGGTGGCACGACCCGGCCCACCTCGGCCAATGTGAACTGGGCCAAGGGGCGGACCGTCGCGGACCTCGCCGTGGTGCCGGTCGGCGCCGACGGCACGGTGAAGCTGTACAGCTCCAGTTCGGGCACGGTGCACCTGGTCGCCGACGTCTTCGGCTACTTCTCCACGGCGGCCGGCGGCGCCACCTACCACCCGGCGGGCCCGGCCCGGGTGCTGGACACCCGGTCCAAGACCGGGGTCTCCACCAAGACCCCGATCAAGGCCAAGGCCACGGTCGCGCTGAAGGTCGCGGGCGTCGGCGGGGTCCCGGCCAAGGGCGCGAAGGCGGTCGTGCTCAACGTCACGGTCACCGGACCGACCGCGTCCGGCCATCTGACCGCCTACCCCGGCGGTACGACCCGGCCCAGCTCGTCGAACCTCAACTGGGTCAAGGGCCAGACCGTCCCGAACCTCGTCGTGGTGCCGGTCGGCAGCAACGGCAAGGTGAACCTGTACAACGGGAGTTCGGGCAAGGCGCACTTCGTGGCGGATGTCTTCGGCTACTACTCGGCCGGCACCACGGGCGCGAGCTTCCACGCCGCGGGACCGCACCGGGTGCTCGACACCCGGTCGGGGATCGGCGCGTCGAAGACCGCCGTCCTGAAGTCGTCCGGCACGCTGGCGCTGAACCTCAACGACGGCAACGTCCTGGCCCACGCCAAGGCGGTCGTGCTCAATGTGACGGTCACGCACAGCACGGCCGCCGCGTATCTCACCGTCTGGCCGGACAGCAAGAAGCGGCCCAGCTCGTCCAGCCTCAACTGGGCCAAGGGGCAGACCGTCGCCAATCTGGTCACCGTGCCGGTGGTCAACGGCAAGGTCGACTTCCATGTCAGCAAGGGTTCGGTGGACGTGATCGCCGATCTCTTCGGCTACTACGCCTGA